The proteins below come from a single Tachypleus tridentatus isolate NWPU-2018 chromosome 13, ASM421037v1, whole genome shotgun sequence genomic window:
- the LOC143238885 gene encoding phospholipid scramblase 1-like isoform X1: MAAPYNSEPGQAWYSSSTGVVGVPPAGGVGYPPPGPAAVQWMPLPSAPPNCPPGLEYLTMIDQLLVHQKVELLEAITGFETANKYQVMNSMGQNIYFAAEDSHCCARYFCGPIRPFDMKILDNGGHEVIHLCRPLKCDSCCCPCCLQRMEVTASGSTLGYVVQKWSIFVPKYEVQNAAGECVLRVEGPFCTWSICGDVEFKVLSRDGGTQVGKITKQWTGFIREVFTDADHFGITFPMNLEVNIKALLLGACFLIDFMFFEKSNN; this comes from the exons ATGGCAGCTCCATATAACTCAGAACCTGGACAGGCATGGTATTCGTCTTCAACCGGTGTAGTTGGGGTACCACCAGCTGGCGGAGTGGGTTATCCACCACCAG GGCCTGCAGCTGTTCAGTGGATGCCTCTTCCTTCGGCTCCTCCCAACTGTCCACCAGGATTGGAATACTTGACAATGATTGACCAGCTTTTGGTACATCAAAAAGTGGAACTACTAGAAG caaTTACAGGTTTTGAAACTGCTAATAAGTATCAAGTGATGAACAGTATGGGTCAGAACATATATTTTGCAGCTGAag attCACACTGCTGTGCAAGATATTTTTGTGGTCCAATTCGTCCTTTTGATATGAAAATTCTGGACAACGGAGGTCACGAAGTTATTCATCTCTGTCGTCCTTTAAAATGTGACAGCTGTTGTTGTCCTTGTTGTCTGCAG CGAATGGAGGTTACAGCCTCAGGTAGTACTTTAGGCTATGTTGTACAGAAATGGAGCATCTTTGTTCCCAAATACGAGGTTCAGAATGCGGCTGGGGAGTGTGTTTTACGAGTTGAGGGACCATTTTGTACATGGAGTATCTGTGGTGATGTAGAATTCAAG GTATTATCTCGTGATGGAGGAACCCAGGTTGGAAAAATCACCAAACAATGGACAGGATTTATCAGAGAAGTCTTTACAGATGCAGATCATTTTGGAATTACATTTCCAATGAATTTAGAGGTCAATATCAAAGCTCTTCTTCTTGGAGCGTGTTTTCTAATA GATTTCATGTTTTTCGAAAAATCCAACAATTAG
- the LOC143238885 gene encoding phospholipid scramblase 1-like isoform X2: MAAPYNSEPGQAWYSSSTGVVGVPPAGGVGYPPPGPAAVQWMPLPSAPPNCPPGLEYLTMIDQLLVHQKVELLEAITGFETANKYQVMNSMGQNIYFAAEDSHCCARYFCGPIRPFDMKILDNGGHEVIHLCRPLKCDSCCCPCCLQVLSRDGGTQVGKITKQWTGFIREVFTDADHFGITFPMNLEVNIKALLLGACFLIDFMFFEKSNN, encoded by the exons ATGGCAGCTCCATATAACTCAGAACCTGGACAGGCATGGTATTCGTCTTCAACCGGTGTAGTTGGGGTACCACCAGCTGGCGGAGTGGGTTATCCACCACCAG GGCCTGCAGCTGTTCAGTGGATGCCTCTTCCTTCGGCTCCTCCCAACTGTCCACCAGGATTGGAATACTTGACAATGATTGACCAGCTTTTGGTACATCAAAAAGTGGAACTACTAGAAG caaTTACAGGTTTTGAAACTGCTAATAAGTATCAAGTGATGAACAGTATGGGTCAGAACATATATTTTGCAGCTGAag attCACACTGCTGTGCAAGATATTTTTGTGGTCCAATTCGTCCTTTTGATATGAAAATTCTGGACAACGGAGGTCACGAAGTTATTCATCTCTGTCGTCCTTTAAAATGTGACAGCTGTTGTTGTCCTTGTTGTCTGCAG GTATTATCTCGTGATGGAGGAACCCAGGTTGGAAAAATCACCAAACAATGGACAGGATTTATCAGAGAAGTCTTTACAGATGCAGATCATTTTGGAATTACATTTCCAATGAATTTAGAGGTCAATATCAAAGCTCTTCTTCTTGGAGCGTGTTTTCTAATA GATTTCATGTTTTTCGAAAAATCCAACAATTAG